One stretch of Balneola sp. MJW-20 DNA includes these proteins:
- a CDS encoding ankyrin repeat domain-containing protein, with translation MNFYDLIRSGELEDIKEMVQDDPDLVHTKDPKGFPPLILASYTDQIEVAEYLLDQGAAIDDQDAAGNTALMGVCFKGNTEIAQMLIDRGADVNKRNFSNATALIFAATFGQPEIAKLLLENGADKSAKDNEGNTAADQARARGLDDVAELVS, from the coding sequence ATGAATTTCTACGACCTAATCCGCTCCGGCGAACTGGAAGACATCAAAGAAATGGTTCAGGATGATCCAGATTTGGTCCATACCAAGGATCCAAAGGGTTTTCCTCCTTTAATACTGGCCAGTTATACCGACCAGATAGAAGTCGCAGAATACCTCTTGGATCAGGGTGCAGCTATCGATGATCAGGACGCGGCGGGAAACACCGCACTTATGGGAGTATGCTTTAAAGGAAATACCGAAATAGCTCAAATGCTTATCGACAGAGGCGCCGATGTGAACAAGCGGAATTTCAGCAACGCAACAGCCCTTATATTCGCCGCTACCTTCGGCCAGCCTGAGATCGCTAAACTGCTGCTTGAAAATGGTGCCGATAAATCGGCCAAGGATAACGAAGGTAATACTGCCGCCGACCAGGCACGTGCCAGAGGACTGGATGATGTAGCAGAACTGGTTTCTTAG